The following proteins come from a genomic window of Microtus ochrogaster isolate Prairie Vole_2 chromosome 7, MicOch1.0, whole genome shotgun sequence:
- the LOC101987478 gene encoding C-C motif chemokine 6-like: MRNLRAVVSIFILVAVLGSQAGIMRAIREKRDIHHIEPHAVYQGIPDSPDCCFFYISQIPCSRFVYYFPTSGGCINPGIIFISKRRKRFCANPFDQRVQECIRRLKQIPGPGSTAIA; the protein is encoded by the exons ATGAGGAACTTGAGAGCTGTCGTTTCCATCTTTATCCTTGTGGCTGTCCTTGGATCCCAGGCTGGGATCATGCGTG CAATAAGAGAAAAGAGGGACATTCATCATATTGAACCTCATGCAGTTTATCAAG GTATTCCAGACTCTCCAGACTGTTGCTTCTTCTACATCTCACAGATCCCATGCTCAAGATTTGTGTATTATTTTCCAACCAGTGGTGGGTGCATCAACCCAGGCATCAT CTTTATCTCCAAGAGGAGGAAGCGGTTCTGTGCCAACCCCTTTGATCAGCGAGTTCAGGAGTGCATAAGACGGCTGAAGCAAATCCCGGGACCTGGGAGCACAGCCATAGCTTGA